The following are encoded in a window of Carya illinoinensis cultivar Pawnee chromosome 15, C.illinoinensisPawnee_v1, whole genome shotgun sequence genomic DNA:
- the LOC122296165 gene encoding wall-associated receptor kinase-like 10 — MPSYLCKAANSCSEANGLGYICKCPDGYQGNAYIPEGQDGSCQDIDECKDSPCNATAICTNTKGSYTCTCPNGYVGDGRNPNGTTGCSRKGQSKIIMTIALGVSTSLGVLFLLIGGYWGSYKVVKKRKMIKRRQKFFKRNGGLLLQQQISQSELNVANMKLFNSKDLVKATDHFNDNRILGQGGQGTVYKGMLEDGRIVAVKKSKITNEGKLQEFINEVIILSQINHRNIVKLLGCCLETEVPLLVYEFVPNGTLSRYLSDDQNEEFPPTWDMRLRIAIEIAGALYYLHSATSLPIYHRDIKSTNILLDDKYRAKVADFGTSRSVAIDQTHLTTLVHGTFGYLDPEYFQSSQFTEKSDVYSFGVVLVELLTGEKAISLTRTPEAKSLATYFICSMEENNLSDILDRRVLKEAIKEELITVANIAKRCLNLDGKKRPTMKEVSMELEAVKISQKASSLEMCKRDDRPTMTEVAVMLDGLGGKEKQTRKEADLNTEESEYLRSTYTPTLSIDVGVGCSSTSTLDSTM; from the exons ATGCCAAGCTATTTATGCAAAGCAGCCAATAGTTGTTCGGAAGCCAACGGTCTTGGGTATATTTGCAAGTGCCCTGACGGTTATCAAGGGAACGCATACATTCCTGAGGGACAAGATGGTAGTTGCCAAG ATATTGATGAGTGCAAAGATAGTCCCTGCAATGCTACTGCAATATGTACCAACACTAAAGGGAGCTACACATGTACATGTCCCAATGGATATGTCGGCGATGGGAGGAATCCGAATGGAACGACAGGTTGTAGTCGAAAAGGCCAATCAAAGATCATCATGACTATTGCCCTGG GTGTTAGTACAAGCCTTGGAGTATTATTTCTACTTATTGGTGGATATTGGGGGTCATACAAAGTggtaaagaaaaggaaaatgattaaacGTAGGCAGAAGTTCTTTAAACGAAATGGCGGACTGTTGTTACAACAGCAAATATCACAAAGTGAATTGAATGTTGCGAACATGAAGTTATTTAATTCAAAGGACTTGGTGAAAGCCACTGACCATTTTAATGATAACAGAATACTCGGTCAAGGTGGACAAGGCACCGTTTACAAAGGTATGCTAGAGGATGGAAGAATCGTTGCTGTGAAAAAGTCAAAGATAACTAATGAAGGAAAGCTTCAAGAATTCATTAATGAAGTTATCATTCTTTCACAAATTAATCATAGGAACATTGTTAAACTACTTGGTTGTTGCTTAGAGACAGAAGTGCCTTTACTGGTGTATGAATTTGTTCCTAATGGAACTCTCTCGAGATATCTAAGTGATGATCAAAATGAGGAGTTTCCACCAACATGGGATATGCGCTTACGAATTGCCATAGAAATTGCAGGAGCTCTATACTATTTACACTCAGCAACTTCATTACCCATTTACCATCGAGACATTAAGTCAACGAACATTCTCTTAGATGATAAATACAGAGCAAAAGTAGCAGATTTTGGGACTTCAAGATCTGTTGCTATTGATCAAACTCACTTGACTACACTAGTACATGGAACTTTTGGATACTTGGACCCGGAGTATTTTCAGTCAAGTCAATTTACAGAAAAAAGtgatgtttatagttttggtgTTGTCCTTGTTGAGCTTTTAACAGGAGAAAAGGCTATCTCTTTGACAAGAACACCAGAAGCTAAAAGTTTAGCCACGTATTTTATTTGCTCGATGGAAGAAAACAATTTGTCTGATATCCTTGATAGACGAGTTCTGAAGGAAGCTATAAAAGAAGAGCTTATTACGGTCGCAAACATTGCAAAAAGGTGCCTAAACTTGGATGGGAAGAAGCGACCTACGATGAAAGAAGTCTCAATGGAGTTGGAGGCAgtaaaaatatcacaaaaagCTTCAAGCCttgaaatgtgcaaaagagATGATAGGCCTACTATGACGGAAGTGGCCGTGATGCTAGATGGACTAGGAGGTAAGGAAAAGCAAACAAGGAAAGAAGCCGATCTCAATACAGAAGAGAGTGAGTATTTGCGTAGTACATACACACCCACTTTAAGCATTGATGTTGGCGTTGGCTGTTCTTCCACAAGTACCTTGGATAGCACTATGTGA